One window from the genome of Salvia miltiorrhiza cultivar Shanhuang (shh) chromosome 7, IMPLAD_Smil_shh, whole genome shotgun sequence encodes:
- the LOC130994486 gene encoding putative late blight resistance protein homolog R1A-10: MAAYGALVSLMHIIDRLEKHPSPPISIDKQQVESLTQNVTFLQDFLDAYISPVVDGHEADPLERRIADAVYAAEDVIESQIVLQIHNRSTIRGKMSSFIKLFRARCKCATIDRNEFYHDLQQVIEEMNSISTAADQLQRKVSSTHAASSSTVIKKDVLEIVAAAQLPRKVSSTHAASSSYVKESMMVGFKEVLLEVLDKLTGGQRSRQIIPIMGMGGIGKTTLARHLFEHALVKEHFDICAWTTISQTYNVRETLREVLFQASGDSGSDLNEVELGEKLYKYLYDRRYLIIMDDMWSIEVWDKIRSSFPDCNDGSRIIVTTRLSNLTSQLRESYGVGMKFLDEASSWDLFTNIVFGGESFPHELENIGKNIVANCKGLPLSIATIGGLLAKSERAREYWVRIEQNLNSIVITNNDEFCLKILRLSYTYLPNYLKPCFLYMGVFEEDRRIRVSMLKKLWVSEGFLKPVSGKCLETIAKEYLKELVDRNLILVDELGEFSGNIKFCKIHDLLRDLCLKEVEKERFYDIIEKSPSVIDNERRRVVFQNVGRGVISEVSRSLSHVRSIICDGNSFVRPHNFRLLRTFRAHDTDSYLFGGSSVHFLGDVLQLVNSRHLAVTVNRKSKFPSSINLLWNLYTLIVQLFTFPSSIIAPIEIWKLHQLRHLEFVGGALILPDPPSEMVMMENLQTLRGAKNLYLNEDVVKRIPNVKKLHLIYDAKEMEGCLIKSLSELKQMERANCLSYLECLSKLEKLYCHFSFDCGYEEYLQRISFPHSLKKLTLYLDFDLELDEILEKIGWLPLLHKLVLHRGTFKTGKWDTIEGQFQSLKLLELNFCQGLKSWTMAESSHFRVLQELRLRSFDELEEIPSEVGEIPTLKSIYLEDCSESAVESAKKIVQEQEDFQGDQLDLHVRAVVPKRHERLQSLASPNFEVTVRG; this comes from the coding sequence ATGGCGGCTTATGGAGCTCTGGTTTCTCTTATGCATATCATAGATCGCCTTGAAAAACATCCTTCCCCTCCAATTTCTATCGACAAACAGCAAGTtgaatctctcactcaaaaTGTTACCTTCTTGCAGGATTTTCTTGATGCTTATATTTCCCCAGTTGTGGATGGCCATGAAGCGGATCCATTGGAGCGTCGCATTGCTGATGCAGTTTATGCAGCTGAGGATGTCATCGAATCCCAAATTGTGCTTCAAATTCATAACCGATCCACAATTCGTGGGAAGATGTCCAGTTTTATCAAATTGTTTCGAGCTCGGTGCAAATGCGCAACTATTGATAGAAATGAATTCTATCACGATCTGCAACAAGTGATAGAAGAAATGAATTCGATCTCAACCGCAGCTGATCAACTGCAGAGAAAGGTTTCCTCAACACATGCTGCCTCCTCTTCCACTGTtatcaagaaggatgtcttgGAGATTGTTGCCGCAGCTCAACTGCCGAGAAAGGTCTCCTCAACTCATGCTGCCTCCTCTTCCTATGTGAAGGAAAGCATGATGGTGGGCTTCAAGGAGGTGTTACTTGAAGTGCTGGATAAGCTCACCGGAGGCCAACGCAGTCGCCAAATCATCCCAATCATGGGGATGGGCGGCattggtaagaccactcttgcccgACATCTATTTGAGCATGCGCTTGTTAAAGAGcattttgatatttgtgcttggACTACAATTTCTCAAACTTATAATGTCAGAGAAACACTTAGAGAAGTTCTTTTCCAAGCAAGTGGGGATTCGGGTAGTGATCTGAATGAGGTTGAATTGGGAGAAAAATTGTATAAGTATTTATACGATAGGAGGTATCTCATAAttatggatgatatgtggagtataGAGGTGTGGGACAAGATCAGGTCTTCCTTTCCTGATTGCAATGATGGGAGTCGAATCATTGTAACAACTAGGCTGTCAAACTTGACTTCGCAGTTGAGAGAGTCTTATGGCGTTGGTATGAAATTTCTAGATGAGGCTAGTAGTTGGGATTTGTTCACCAACATTGTGTTTGGGGGAGAAAGTTTCCCTCATGAGTTGGAGAACATTGGAAAGAATATTGTAGCAAATTGTAAAGGGCTTCCTTTATCAATTGCTACAATTGGAGGTCTTTTGGCAAAATCTGAGCGTGCAAGAGAATATTGGGTGCGTATAGagcaaaatttaaattcaattgtGATTACGAATAATGATGAATTTTGCTTGAAAATATTGCGATTGAGCTATACCTATCTGCCCAACTATTTGAAGCCATGTTTTTTGTATATGGGTGTTTTTGAGGAAGATCGTAGAATTCGTGTCTCAATGCTGAAGAAGCTATGGGTTTCTGAAGGATTTTTGAAACCCGTGAGTGGAAAATGTTTGGAAACAATAGCAAAAGAGTACTTGAAGGAGTTGGTAGATAGAAATCTGATTTTAGTTGATGAGTTGGGGGAGTTTAGTGGAAATATAAAGTTTTGTAAGATTCATGATTTGTTGAGAGACTTATGCTTGAAAGAAGTTGAAAAAGAGAGGTTTTATGATATCATAGAAAAGTCTCCTTCAGTAATAGACAATGAACGCCGTCGGGTTGTTTTTCAAAATGTTGGAAGAGGGGTAATAAGTGAAGTCTCGAGATCTTTGTCACATGTTCGTTCTATAATATGTGATGGGAATAGCTTTGTAAGGCCTCACAATTTCAGATTGTTGAGAACATTCAGAGCACATGATACTGATAGTTATCTATTTGGAGGTAGCAGTGTTCATTTCCTAGGCGATGTTTTGCAATTGGTGAACTCACGGCACCTTGCTGTTACAGTTAATAGGAAGTCCAAATTCCCGTCTTCAATCAATTTGCTTTGGAATCTATATACGTTAATAGTTCAGCTGTTTACATTCCCGTCTTCAATCATTGCACCGATTGAGATTTGGAAATTGCATCAACTTAGGCATCTCGAGTTTGTGGGAGGGGCATTGATTCTCCCAGATCCTCCGAGTGAGATGGTTATGATGGAGAATCTACAAACGCTGAGAGGAGCAAAGAATTTGTATTTGAATGAGGATGTGGTTAAAAGAATCCCCAATGTGAAGAAACTGCATCTAATTTACGATGCCAAAGAAATGGAGGGTTGTCTCATCAAGAGTTTGAGTGAATTGAAACAAATGGAGAGAGCAAACTGTTTGAGCTATCTTGAGTGTCTGAGTAAATTGGAAAAATTGTACTGCCACTTCTCTTTTGATTGTGGATATGAAGAGTATTTGCAGAGGATTAGTTTTCCACACTCCCTCAAGAAGTTGACGTTATATCTCGATTTTGATCTGGAATTGGACGAGATATTGGAAAAGATAGGGTGGTTGCCCCTTCTTCACAAGTTAGTATTACATCGTGGTACCTTCAAAACAGGCAAGTGGGACACTATTGAGGGCCAATTCCAGAGCCTCAAGCTACTAGAATTGAACTTCTGTCAAGGTCTAAAAAGTTGGACGATGGCAGAGAGCTCCCACTTTCGAGTTCTGCAGGAGCTTCGTCTTCGAAGTTTCGATGAATTGGAGGAGATCCCTTCCGAAGTTGGTGAGATACCAACGCTGAAATCAATTTATTTGGAAGATTGCAGTGAATCAGCGGTAGAGTCAGCTAAAAAGATAGTACAAGAACAAGAGGATTTCCAAGGAGACCAACTAGACCTTCATGTTCGAGCTGTGGTTCCAAAACGACACGAAAGACTGCAGAGCTTAGCAAGTCCCAACTTTGAAGTTACAGTGAGAGGTTAA